The proteins below come from a single Piscinibacter gummiphilus genomic window:
- a CDS encoding tripartite tricarboxylate transporter substrate binding protein BugE, which translates to MTLKSTTRIFLAAALASVSLAAVADYPDKPVRVIVPFAPGGTTDIIARVVADQIQVSLGQPMIVENRGGAGGMLGATEIARSQADGYTVGIATVSTTAAVPSLNPKTPYDPTVDFTSIINIAATPNVLAVHPSFPAKDFKAFLQLVKANPGKYSFASSGAGGIGHLQMELFKSITNTFITHIPYRGAGPALTDTIAGQVPIIFDNLPSALPFIKDNRLLALAVAAPNRLPMLPNVPTFKELGLEPVNRMAYYGLHGPKNLPRPVVAKLHASVKKTLENPATRKRIEETGSIVIGNTPEQFAAETKAEYAVYKRVVEQQKLKLD; encoded by the coding sequence ATGACTCTCAAAAGCACGACAAGAATCTTTTTGGCAGCGGCGCTGGCAAGCGTCTCTCTGGCGGCGGTGGCCGACTACCCCGACAAGCCGGTGCGCGTGATCGTGCCGTTCGCGCCCGGCGGCACCACCGACATCATTGCGCGCGTCGTGGCCGACCAGATCCAGGTGTCGCTCGGCCAACCGATGATCGTGGAAAACAGGGGAGGGGCCGGCGGCATGCTCGGCGCCACCGAGATCGCCAGGTCGCAGGCCGATGGCTACACCGTCGGGATCGCAACCGTCTCCACGACGGCAGCCGTGCCGTCGCTCAACCCCAAGACACCTTATGACCCGACGGTCGACTTCACGTCGATCATCAACATCGCGGCCACGCCCAACGTGCTGGCGGTGCACCCCTCGTTTCCCGCGAAGGACTTCAAGGCCTTCCTCCAGCTCGTGAAGGCCAACCCTGGCAAGTACTCGTTCGCGAGTTCGGGCGCCGGCGGCATCGGGCACCTGCAGATGGAGTTGTTCAAGTCGATCACCAACACCTTCATCACCCACATTCCCTATCGCGGCGCAGGCCCGGCGCTGACCGACACCATCGCGGGGCAGGTGCCGATCATCTTCGACAACCTGCCCTCGGCGCTGCCCTTCATCAAGGACAACCGCCTGCTTGCGCTGGCCGTGGCGGCCCCCAACCGCCTGCCCATGCTGCCCAACGTGCCGACCTTCAAGGAACTGGGGCTGGAGCCCGTCAACCGCATGGCGTACTACGGCCTGCATGGCCCGAAGAACCTGCCGCGCCCGGTGGTGGCGAAGCTGCATGCCTCGGTCAAGAAGACGCTGGAGAACCCGGCCACGCGCAAGCGCATCGAGGAGACCGGCTCGATCGTCATCGGCAACACCCCTGAGCAGTTCGCCGCCGAAACGAAGGCCGAGTACGCGGTCTACAAGCGCGTGGTCGAGCAGCAAAAGCTCAAGCTCGACTGA
- a CDS encoding sensor histidine kinase produces MLSHHITVGHVSHPTKGWPRFSWTVLAFIGCVALGLFAYRFLLESRLQEQQRSGAKRLEFFTLTLDAVLTRHEVLPGVLGLERQLSAVLESPDDSTRNAANLFLQAAAAKAQVSAAYLIDDSGITLAASNWNQKTSFVGRDYGFRPYFLDALDGRLGRFYGVGVTSGEAGYFLATQIRTLRGASGVMAVKVTLEGFEEAMRQSGETVLLADQEGVVFLSSAPEWKYRALGPLSESVRERFRQTRQYGDAPLQPISDRKEALSPFGTVALTRGGTTRDYSVINHPIGPLGWQMILLMDPQEAHRAALTGALVVTLSGGLVLALAVQWDLRRRRRSERRAAEARLHAAHAELEGRIAQRTLALSDANAQLERKVAELKSAEAIVRETQDKAVQAGKLAVLGQLSAGMSHELNQPLTALLTLSGNGAKLLGKGRISEAQENLALISEVAARMGRTITQLKAFARKAPTSAQRVDVANAVSQAAMLVEPRREELRATIDQHDVPPELWVKADETRLAQVLVNLLRNGLDEVARQETRHVAVSAERAGPRVILRVRDSGPGIAPDVQPHLFEPFFTTKPAGEGLGLGLALSLGIVESMGGRLRAHSTPSGAEFSIELEAA; encoded by the coding sequence ATGCTTTCGCATCACATCACCGTGGGCCACGTGAGCCACCCGACCAAGGGCTGGCCTCGCTTCTCGTGGACGGTGCTCGCCTTCATCGGGTGTGTGGCGCTCGGGCTCTTCGCGTATCGCTTCCTCCTCGAAAGCCGCCTGCAGGAGCAGCAGCGCAGCGGCGCCAAGCGGCTCGAGTTCTTCACCCTCACGCTCGATGCGGTGCTCACGCGACACGAGGTGCTGCCTGGCGTGCTGGGGCTCGAGCGCCAGCTGTCGGCGGTGCTCGAGTCACCCGACGACAGCACCCGCAACGCGGCGAACCTCTTTCTGCAGGCGGCCGCCGCGAAGGCGCAGGTGAGCGCCGCATACCTGATCGACGACTCTGGCATCACGCTGGCCGCGAGCAACTGGAACCAGAAGACGAGCTTCGTCGGGCGCGACTATGGCTTTCGCCCTTACTTCCTCGACGCGCTCGACGGCCGCCTCGGCCGCTTCTACGGCGTGGGCGTCACCAGTGGCGAAGCGGGCTACTTTCTCGCCACGCAGATCCGCACGCTGCGCGGCGCGAGCGGCGTGATGGCGGTGAAGGTCACGCTCGAGGGCTTCGAAGAGGCCATGCGCCAGAGCGGTGAGACCGTGCTGCTTGCCGACCAGGAAGGCGTGGTGTTCCTCAGTTCGGCGCCGGAGTGGAAATACCGCGCGCTCGGCCCGCTGTCGGAATCGGTGCGCGAGCGCTTCCGGCAGACGCGCCAGTACGGCGACGCCCCGCTGCAGCCGATTTCCGACCGGAAAGAGGCGCTCTCGCCCTTCGGCACGGTCGCGTTGACGCGTGGCGGCACGACGCGCGATTACAGCGTCATCAACCACCCCATCGGTCCGCTGGGGTGGCAGATGATCCTGCTCATGGACCCACAGGAAGCGCATCGCGCGGCCTTGACCGGCGCGCTCGTCGTGACGCTCAGCGGGGGGCTCGTGCTGGCCCTCGCCGTGCAGTGGGACCTGCGCCGCCGCAGGCGCAGCGAGCGCCGCGCCGCGGAGGCCCGGCTGCATGCCGCCCATGCCGAGCTCGAAGGGCGCATCGCACAGCGCACGCTGGCCCTGTCGGACGCGAACGCGCAGCTCGAGCGCAAGGTGGCCGAACTCAAGAGCGCCGAAGCCATCGTGCGCGAGACACAAGACAAGGCTGTCCAGGCAGGCAAGCTCGCCGTGCTCGGTCAGCTGTCCGCCGGCATGAGCCACGAGCTCAACCAGCCCCTCACCGCCCTGCTGACGCTCTCGGGCAACGGCGCGAAGCTGCTGGGCAAGGGCCGGATTTCCGAAGCGCAGGAGAACCTCGCGCTCATCAGCGAAGTCGCCGCGCGGATGGGGCGGACCATCACACAACTCAAGGCGTTCGCACGCAAGGCGCCCACGTCTGCGCAGCGTGTGGATGTGGCCAACGCGGTGTCGCAGGCGGCGATGCTGGTCGAGCCGAGGCGTGAGGAATTGCGCGCCACCATCGACCAGCACGACGTGCCGCCCGAGCTCTGGGTCAAGGCCGACGAAACGCGGCTGGCGCAGGTGCTGGTCAACCTCTTGCGCAACGGGCTCGATGAAGTGGCGCGTCAGGAAACGCGGCACGTCGCGGTCAGCGCCGAGCGCGCCGGGCCGCGCGTGATCCTGCGCGTGCGCGACTCGGGGCCGGGCATCGCGCCCGACGTGCAGCCCCATCTCTTCGAGCCCTTCTTCACGACGAAGCCTGCCGGCGAAGGGCTGGGCCTGGGGCTCGCGCTGTCGCTCGGCATCGTCGAAAGCATGGGCGGCCGGCTGCGGGCCCACAGCACGCCCTCGGGCGCCGAGTTCTCCATCGAGCTGGAGGCGGCATGA
- a CDS encoding sigma-54 dependent transcriptional regulator has product MSQLAASVMLVEDDAVVRKACEQALSLASMAVRSFASAEAALEEFHRVQPTVVVTDVRLPGIDGLKFLEELRGRDKGLPIIVVTGHGDVGMAVEAMRDGAYDFIEKPFSSERLVESVRRGHERYSLIAENRLLRERLPAAGKSALIGQSSAILQVRRLVSALAPTDVDILIVGETGAGKEVVAKALHDESRRTGHFVALNCGALPESVIESEIFGHEAGSFTGAHKRRIGKIEHANRGTLFLDEIESMTPAMQTRLLRVLQEREIQRLGSNESIPVDCRVIAAAKGDLKRLSDQGQFRADLYYRLNVACIEIAPLRERLDDIPLLAAHFIQCAAERYRVEPPELTVEVIMRWQQHHWPGNVRELKNASERFCLGIDDGVAAAKSTGYSLAARIDVLERSMISEALRNTGGNVGKAADLLQMPKKTLYDKLHRHALVAADFSPEPGKSGAR; this is encoded by the coding sequence ATGAGCCAGCTTGCAGCGTCGGTCATGCTGGTGGAAGACGACGCGGTGGTCCGCAAGGCATGCGAGCAGGCCCTGTCGCTCGCGTCGATGGCGGTGCGCAGCTTCGCCAGTGCCGAGGCCGCGCTGGAGGAGTTCCACCGCGTGCAGCCGACCGTGGTCGTGACCGACGTGCGCCTGCCCGGCATCGATGGCCTGAAGTTCCTGGAGGAACTCCGCGGCCGCGACAAGGGCCTCCCCATCATCGTGGTCACCGGCCACGGTGACGTCGGCATGGCGGTCGAGGCGATGCGCGACGGGGCTTACGACTTCATCGAGAAGCCGTTCTCGTCGGAGCGCCTGGTCGAGTCGGTGCGGCGTGGCCACGAGCGCTACTCGCTCATCGCCGAGAACCGACTGCTGCGCGAGCGGCTGCCGGCGGCGGGAAAGTCGGCCCTCATCGGGCAGAGCAGCGCCATCCTGCAGGTGCGCCGCCTCGTCAGCGCCCTGGCGCCGACTGACGTCGACATCCTCATCGTCGGCGAGACCGGCGCCGGCAAGGAGGTGGTGGCCAAGGCCCTGCATGACGAGAGCCGGCGCACTGGCCACTTCGTCGCCTTGAATTGCGGCGCCCTGCCCGAGTCGGTCATCGAGAGCGAGATCTTCGGCCACGAGGCGGGCTCTTTCACCGGGGCCCACAAGCGGCGCATCGGCAAGATCGAGCACGCCAACCGCGGCACGCTCTTCCTCGACGAGATCGAATCGATGACCCCGGCGATGCAGACACGCCTGCTGCGCGTGCTGCAGGAGCGTGAGATCCAGCGCCTGGGAAGCAACGAGTCCATTCCGGTCGACTGCAGGGTGATCGCCGCCGCCAAGGGCGACCTGAAGCGGCTGTCCGACCAGGGCCAGTTCCGCGCCGACCTGTACTACCGCCTCAACGTGGCGTGCATCGAGATCGCACCGCTGCGCGAGCGCCTGGACGACATCCCCTTGCTGGCTGCGCATTTCATCCAGTGCGCAGCCGAGCGATACCGCGTCGAGCCGCCCGAGCTGACGGTGGAAGTCATCATGCGCTGGCAGCAGCACCATTGGCCCGGCAACGTGCGCGAACTCAAGAACGCTTCGGAACGCTTCTGCCTCGGCATCGACGACGGCGTGGCCGCGGCCAAGAGCACCGGCTACTCGCTGGCCGCCCGGATCGACGTGCTGGAGCGCTCGATGATCAGCGAAGCCTTGCGCAACACGGGTGGCAACGTGGGCAAGGCGGCCGACCTTCTGCAGATGCCGAAGAAGACGCTCTACGACAAACTGCACCGCCACGCGCTCGTCGCGGCTGATTTCTCGCCCGAGCCCGGCAAGAGCGGCGCGCGCTGA
- a CDS encoding acyl-CoA thioesterase — MIPNTHQLTMTVLMTPDMANFSGNVHGGTILKLMDQVAYACASRYSGRYVVTLSVDHVTFREAIHVGELVTFLASVNYTGRTSMEVGIKVMAENIQERTTRHANSCFFTMVAMDEGGRPVEVPALVPGTDVEASRHAQAMRRRTLRLQAQAET, encoded by the coding sequence ATGATCCCCAACACCCATCAGCTGACGATGACGGTGCTGATGACGCCCGACATGGCCAACTTCAGCGGCAACGTGCACGGCGGCACGATCCTCAAGCTGATGGACCAGGTGGCCTATGCCTGCGCGAGCCGCTACAGCGGGCGCTACGTCGTCACGCTGTCGGTCGACCATGTCACGTTCCGCGAGGCCATCCACGTGGGCGAGCTGGTCACCTTCCTCGCGAGCGTCAACTACACCGGCCGCACCTCGATGGAGGTCGGCATCAAGGTGATGGCCGAAAACATCCAGGAGCGCACGACGCGCCACGCGAACAGTTGCTTCTTCACGATGGTGGCGATGGACGAGGGCGGCCGGCCGGTCGAGGTGCCGGCGCTGGTGCCGGGCACCGACGTGGAAGCCTCGCGCCATGCGCAGGCCATGCGGCGCCGCACGCTGCGCCTGCAGGCTCAGGCCGAGACCTGA
- a CDS encoding diguanylate cyclase domain-containing protein — MEDDSVPQRREVRPPAWCRAWLRSRALWIGLALVCCAASGLVAYRLAHAVSARSQMAASSHSLASVSAALGSMLVRHEALPRMLALDPRLGRALAEPANAAAISETNAYLAGIAQRGNLLAAFLTDAHGTALAASNWDQPTSFVGKNYGFRPYFKDALAQGTGRFYAVGTTSGEPGYFLASSVQAADGKKGVVVVKVALESTLKTPDDNGEEVVAVVDEFGVVFLSSDPSLLYRPVQPLGRHDLATLAATQRYADRLGPALSYADPLRPMQAVWHRIDDRGWQIVSFKDMRSARAAGWLGAIAGVLAAALVLALSLFAWQRRARAIERERSREQLSQSRERLHAVVDNLPVMVCFVSSEQRYVFANALYAQQYGRNPRELEGKGVWEVLDPEEYEAAQPQMKRALAGETVVFEREYRSMRLYRCFEATYRPEWNHDRTAVTGVHVMTQDVTQTRQRLQDLARLSQLDHLTQLMNRKGFENRLESALSREPVPGTYLALLFIDLDGFKPVNDTHGHAAGDAVLTAFGKRVARLVREDDVVARLGGDEFAVLLPAIANVGVAERVASAIVELAQRPFSIDGGLTVHIGASVGVAWRAHDRTIGLQALCHCADTYLYDAKKRGRRTFAIGEAVEAARGELPEPKNANTTTQQEEHS, encoded by the coding sequence ATGGAAGATGACTCCGTCCCTCAACGCCGTGAGGTGCGCCCGCCCGCGTGGTGTCGAGCATGGCTTCGGTCGCGCGCGCTGTGGATCGGCCTGGCGCTCGTGTGCTGCGCCGCCAGCGGGCTCGTGGCCTATCGCCTGGCGCACGCCGTGTCGGCACGTTCGCAGATGGCCGCGTCTTCGCACAGCCTGGCGTCGGTCTCGGCGGCACTCGGGTCGATGCTGGTTCGCCACGAGGCGCTGCCGCGCATGTTGGCACTCGACCCACGCCTGGGGCGCGCGCTCGCGGAGCCGGCCAACGCCGCCGCCATCAGCGAGACCAATGCCTACCTGGCCGGGATCGCCCAGCGCGGCAACCTGCTCGCCGCATTTCTGACCGACGCGCACGGCACCGCGCTCGCCGCGAGCAACTGGGACCAGCCGACCTCCTTCGTCGGCAAGAACTATGGGTTCCGGCCGTACTTCAAGGATGCGCTGGCGCAGGGCACCGGGCGCTTCTATGCGGTGGGCACGACCTCGGGCGAACCTGGCTACTTTCTTGCAAGCAGCGTGCAGGCAGCAGATGGCAAGAAGGGAGTGGTGGTGGTGAAGGTGGCGCTCGAATCGACGCTCAAGACGCCCGACGACAACGGGGAAGAGGTGGTCGCCGTGGTCGACGAATTCGGCGTTGTGTTCCTGAGCTCCGACCCGTCGCTGCTGTACCGCCCGGTGCAGCCCCTCGGCCGCCACGATCTCGCCACGCTGGCCGCGACGCAGCGCTATGCAGACCGCCTGGGCCCCGCGCTCTCGTACGCCGATCCGCTGCGCCCGATGCAGGCGGTGTGGCACCGCATCGACGACCGGGGCTGGCAGATCGTGTCGTTCAAGGACATGCGCAGCGCACGGGCGGCCGGCTGGCTGGGGGCGATCGCAGGCGTGCTGGCTGCTGCACTCGTGCTGGCGCTGTCCCTCTTCGCCTGGCAGCGCCGCGCACGGGCGATCGAGCGCGAGCGCTCCCGCGAGCAGCTGAGCCAGAGCCGCGAGCGGCTGCATGCGGTCGTCGACAACCTGCCGGTGATGGTGTGCTTCGTCTCCAGCGAGCAGCGCTACGTGTTCGCCAATGCGCTGTACGCGCAGCAGTACGGCCGCAATCCCCGCGAGCTCGAAGGCAAGGGCGTGTGGGAGGTGCTCGACCCCGAGGAATACGAGGCCGCCCAGCCGCAGATGAAACGGGCACTGGCCGGCGAGACCGTGGTCTTCGAGCGTGAGTACCGCAGCATGCGGCTCTACCGCTGCTTCGAAGCCACCTACCGCCCTGAATGGAACCACGACCGCACGGCGGTCACCGGCGTTCACGTGATGACGCAGGACGTGACCCAGACCCGCCAGCGCCTGCAGGACCTGGCCCGCCTGTCGCAGCTCGACCACCTCACGCAGCTGATGAACCGCAAGGGCTTCGAGAACCGGCTCGAGTCGGCGCTGTCGCGCGAGCCGGTGCCGGGTACCTACCTCGCGCTCCTCTTCATCGACCTCGACGGCTTCAAGCCCGTCAACGACACCCACGGCCATGCTGCGGGCGACGCGGTGCTGACCGCGTTTGGCAAGCGTGTGGCGCGCCTGGTGCGCGAAGACGACGTGGTGGCCCGGCTCGGCGGCGACGAATTCGCCGTGCTCTTGCCGGCCATCGCCAACGTGGGCGTGGCCGAACGGGTGGCGAGCGCCATCGTCGAGCTGGCGCAACGCCCGTTCTCCATCGACGGCGGCCTCACGGTGCACATCGGCGCAAGCGTCGGGGTGGCCTGGCGTGCACACGACCGCACAATCGGCCTGCAGGCGCTCTGCCACTGCGCCGACACCTACCTCTACGACGCCAAGAAGCGCGGGCGCCGCACCTTTGCCATCGGCGAGGCGGTTGAAGCCGCCCGAGGCGAACTGCCCGAGCCCAAGAACGCGAACACGACAACCCAGCAGGAGGAACATTCATGA
- a CDS encoding fasciclin domain-containing protein, translating into MKKLLVLTALAAAALSAQAKDIVDTAVANGNFKTLATALQAAGLVDTLKGPGPFTVFAPTDAAFAKVPKADLDALLKDKAKLTAVLTYHVVPGKVMAKDVKPGKVKTVQGSELTVATASGVMVDNAKVTATDIAADNGVIHVIDTVVMPK; encoded by the coding sequence ATGAAGAAGCTGCTCGTTCTCACCGCCCTGGCCGCCGCCGCACTGTCTGCACAAGCCAAGGACATCGTCGACACCGCCGTGGCCAACGGTAATTTCAAGACGCTCGCCACGGCGCTTCAGGCCGCAGGCCTCGTCGACACGCTCAAGGGCCCCGGCCCGTTCACCGTGTTCGCGCCCACCGATGCGGCCTTCGCCAAGGTGCCCAAGGCCGACCTCGACGCGCTGCTCAAGGACAAGGCCAAGCTGACCGCCGTGCTCACCTACCACGTCGTCCCCGGCAAGGTGATGGCGAAGGATGTGAAGCCCGGCAAGGTGAAGACGGTGCAGGGCTCCGAGCTCACCGTCGCCACGGCCAGTGGCGTGATGGTCGACAACGCCAAGGTGACCGCGACCGACATCGCGGCCGACAACGGCGTGATCCACGTGATCGACACCGTCGTCATGCCGAAGTGA